The following are from one region of the Sebaldella sp. S0638 genome:
- a CDS encoding MupG family TIM beta-alpha barrel fold protein yields MYIIIPENNTGISLELLIERNTFFKKAGLKTMAFVPSGKFRRGPLYEGLPTVESHRNVHILASAQELLYAGTDVILIGDSMASGEELEVLGKIKKGEWILPVLLYKEAKEKYEDFLFQEHTQRSDAAEDVIRSERMYKTGETAAFNTGIRTTGTVTIDNKHYGRYAGSLQIVKKDLPPDYRVNVLGFVCDNGLLTGKIKAGEKFTFYSV; encoded by the coding sequence ATGTACATTATTATCCCAGAAAATAACACAGGAATATCGCTGGAACTTCTGATAGAGAGAAATACTTTTTTTAAAAAAGCCGGACTAAAGACAATGGCTTTTGTACCAAGCGGGAAATTTCGCCGCGGCCCTTTATACGAAGGGCTTCCCACTGTGGAATCACACAGGAATGTTCACATTCTTGCCAGTGCGCAGGAATTGCTGTATGCCGGAACAGATGTTATATTAATCGGAGATAGTATGGCAAGCGGGGAGGAGTTGGAAGTTTTGGGAAAAATAAAAAAGGGAGAATGGATTCTTCCGGTTTTGCTGTATAAAGAAGCCAAAGAAAAATATGAGGATTTTTTATTTCAGGAGCATACACAGAGGTCTGATGCCGCAGAAGATGTAATACGTTCGGAAAGAATGTACAAGACAGGAGAAACTGCTGCTTTTAATACAGGGATAAGAACAACGGGAACTGTAACTATAGATAACAAGCATTACGGCAGATATGCCGGAAGCCTTCAGATAGTAAAAAAAGATCTTCCGCCGGATTACAGGGTAAATGTGCTAGGCTTTGTATGTGATAACGGATTGTTAACCGGAAAAAT